The proteins below are encoded in one region of Apium graveolens cultivar Ventura chromosome 4, ASM990537v1, whole genome shotgun sequence:
- the LOC141719430 gene encoding uncharacterized protein LOC141719430, giving the protein MVSQGKFGCCWESFEVYRHLKSLGYIVGRHGVPWTLRRLITDESKSIEAKEEINVKSNREYADKSTIIEMFKDTYTDKARPVFDVYFPNSKFKKSSPGVPSSVLCLTGEFDVKIFLLNLCSNLPPSKQEISNLERRCNGIPLKFFNVEHGRVSFFSFNMVELPLLP; this is encoded by the exons ATGGTGTCACAAGGAAAATTTGGATGTTGCTGGGAGTCCTTTGAGGTTTACAGGCACCTAAAATCTTTGGGTTACATCGTTGGTCGGCATGGTGTTCCATGGACCCTGAGGCGTTTAATTACAGATGAATCTAAATCGATTGAAGCCAAAGAAGAAATTAACGTAAAGAGTAACAGAGAATATGCAGACAAAAGTACCATCATAGAAATGTTTAAAGATACGTACACTGATAAAGCAAGACCAGTCTTTGATGTCTATTTTCCGAATAGCAAGTTCAAAAAATCTTCTCCCGGTGTTCCAAGTTCCGTGCTCTGCTTAACCGG TGAATTTGATGTCAAAATTTTCCTTCTAAACTTATGCAGCAACCTTCCACCATCCAAACAAGAGATAAGCAACCTTGAGAGACGGTGCAATGGTATTCCTTTGAAATTTTTTAATGTTGAGCATGGGCGTGTCAGTTTCTTTTCCTTCAACATGGTGGAGCTTCCGCTACTTCCTTGA
- the LOC141720700 gene encoding tryptophan aminotransferase-related protein 3-like isoform X1: protein MGVKTDQGLKHNKYAYVCFLCSILVNIFLSYNLLVGSNWSLSWSTNAAAEAEAVASISCSGHGRAYLDGVVVDGKPVCECNTCYDGPDCSNYILNCPSDVNSGDPLFLEPFWMQNAASSALVVSGWHRMSYQFGDHTATSKELEKSIRKLHSIVGNAVTEGKYIVFGTGSTQLLNAAVLALSQDNSSVPSKVAVSIPFYPAYEEQTEFFATKDYEFYGDTSLYKNNSDDTMDMIEFVTSPNNPDGKLKRAVLKGPSAKAIHDHAYYWPHFTAIPSPSDEDLMIFTLSKLTGHAGVRFGWALVKDKTVYEKMLIYTGENTFGVSKDTQLRALKLLNVALEGDGRSLFKYAHETMRNRWESLSQTVSLSTRFTVQEIAPRFCNYFQNVRGPSPAYAWLKCEREEDELCYKVLEDGGILGRVGTRFGASSRYVRLSLIKTQDDFDQLLQHLKILVLQEAGGSRADI, encoded by the exons ATGGGTGTTAAAACTGATCAAGGTCTTAAACATAACAAATATGCATATGTTTGTTTTTTGTGTTCTATTCTTGTGAATATATTCTTGTCATATAATCTTCTTGTGGGTAGCAATTGGAGTTTGAGTTGGAGCACAAATGCAGCAGCAGAAGCAGAAGCTGTTGCATCGATTTCGTGTTCAGGCCACGGAAGGGCTTACTTGGATGGTGTAGTTGTTGATGGTAAACCAGTTTGTGAGTGCAATACTTGTTATGATGGCCCTGATTGCTCCAACTATATCCTTAATTGTCCTTCTGATGTTAATAG CGGGGATCCCTTGTTTCTGGAGCCATTTTGGATGCAAAATGCAGCTAGTAGTGCACTAGTGGTGTCAGGATGGCATCGAATGAGCTATCAGTTTGGCGATCACACAGCTACCTCCAAAGAACTCGAGAAAAGCATCCGTAAACTACATTCGATAGTTGGAAATGCCGTCACAGAAGGTAAATATATTGTCTTTGGGACCGGCTCTACCCAACTACTCAATGCAGCAGTACTTGCCCTCTCCCAAGATAACTCATCCGTGCCTTCAAAAGTCGCTGTTTCAATCCCTTTCTACCCG GCTTATGAAGAACAAACTGAATTCTTTGCCACTAAGGATTATGAATTTTATGGAGATACATCACTTTACAAGAACAATTCTGATGACACTATGGATATGATTGAGTTTGTAACTTCACCTAACAATCCTGATGGAAAGTTGAAAAGAGCTGTTCTGAAAGGTCCATCTGCCAAGGCAATCCATGATCATGCCTATTATTGGCCACATTTCACAGCGATTCCATCTCCATCAGATGAAGATCTCATGATCTTTACACTTTCCAAGCTCACTGGTCATGCAGGAGTTCGATTTGG GTGGGCATTGGTTAAAGATAAGACTGTATATGAGAAAATGTTAATCTACACAGGCGAAAATACATTTGGGGTCTCCAAGGACACTCAGCTAAGAGCCTTGAAGCTGTTAAATGTAGCTCTGGAAGGAGATGGAAGATCTTTATTCAAATATGCTCATGAAACCATGAGAAATCGTTGGGAAAGCTTGAGCCAAACTGTATCATTGTCCACACGCTTCACTGTCCAAGAAATTGCACCTCGCTTCTGTAATTATTTTCAGAATGTCAGAGGACCTTCTCCAG CTTATGCATGGTTGAAATGTGAGAGGGAAGAAGATGAACTATGTTACAAAGTCCTTGAAGACGGTGGCATACTTGGTCGTGTTGGTACTAGATTCGGTGCTAGTAGTCGATACGTGCGCCTTAGTCTCATCAAGACTCAAGATGATTTTGATCAATTGCTACAACACTTGAAAATATTAGTTCTCCAAGAAGCTGGTGGTTCTAGAGCAGACATCTAA
- the LOC141720701 gene encoding uncharacterized protein LOC141720701, protein MGILKQNPLEVQGIKLEEAANQKPTSLYYPQSFQKHVDSDNEEPEMDSEDEPEMDPEEEPEEDPEEEDPEEVPEEEPDEDPSAECVFGPDLKSDVDKVNQNLSDGKQRIVVSAAVRPSLPQNFCLEKNCEHDEASKQEFKNNYAAVDQHCVPGELEGAVVRNENSVKEANPGKKRCGKWDQDPEDNQKAVIEDRKRKKGKTMGDAVDSNSTLQEPLHLIDLRSNLSGPLLDLEVQSLKKRFSEISSILDALVDGKLKIGVHAPEKLIKEREKIFSELAKRNAIISRELYVPVKEYPTYNFISLILGPKGNTQKRMELKSGARIRLRGKDSSKSAQEADSSEDEELNVYIEAIGQKSLDAAVCMVEKLLIPAEEGVNDVRQAQPQELSSLNAEAINNSCSACKGTGHNQLACPQKETTLKAAFETCGSFSHPTSGCPVTPSNMKIISSREIDAANLYVGCLPQTIDDSRLSELFSPFGTITQLKVRLDMTTGYSKGYGLVRFDTPAAASLAIMHMNGYQIDGHRLIVRIAGTPPVTGQQAISLHPVYSNPAPALAAATNYPTSPYFVMPETQLFSLNGEGLSYPSSMDTEYLTNLYIGFLPQSVDDNRLWELFSPFGTITRLKVALDRTGYSKGYGFVRFDTHSAASSAIMHMHGYEIDGHRLTVKIAETPPVRGQPATNLLHVCPNPGPTALATSYPSSPYDMMRKAQAPALYGSGIGFPSSFSIESGNQFSQTEAPVIPQELLSWSTGPTTAISSTDFVSSLTESKSELTSGSASGSTESIAVFSSAVSVSVSVDSSSASLATVSTSGSALSDCVIPEALVPILNCEGFGYPSSLNMADLTNIFVGFLPRTIDDGCLRELFSPFGTVTQSRVILDMVTGYSKGYGFVRFDSPSAADLAIVHMNGYQIDGHRLAVRRKTTGTPSSSFPALPRYMMPKAQVSSLHGEAIGFNQFSQTEASTIPQGVSGSSGSITALSSSSFVSRSAQSGTTFCSNGLISGSTESRITLTSTGSVATSAESKSVISSYSFTSLFCGDSNNPKSGN, encoded by the coding sequence ATGGGTATTCTCAAACAAAACCCTTTAGAGGTACAGGGTATAAAATTAGAGGAAGCAGCAAATCAGAAGCCTACTTCATTATATTATCCTCAATCTTTTCAGAAGCATGTTGATAGTGACAACGAGGAACCTGAAATGGATTCAGAGGATGAACCTGAAATGGATCCAGAGGAGGAGCCTGAAGAGGATCCCGAGGAGGAGGATCCAGAGGAGGTTCCCGAGGAGGAGCCTGACGAGGATCCTTCGGCTGAGTGTGTGTTTGGGCCAGATCTGAAGAGTGATGTGGATAAAGTTAATCAGAATTTGTCAGATGGTAAACAGAGGATAGTAGTTAGCGCAGCAGTCAGACCTTCTCTACCACAAAACTTTTGTCTGGAAAAGAATTGCGAGCATGATGAAGCTTCTAAACAAGAATTTAAGAACAATTATGCTGCTGTAGATCAACATTGTGTCCCAGGAGAGCTTGAGGGGGCTGTTGTTCGTAATGAAAATTCTGTAAAAGAGGCTAATCCTGGGAAAAAAAGGTGTGGTAAATGGGACCAAGACCCTGAAGATAACCAAAAAGCAGTTATTGAAGATAGAAAACGCAAAAAAGGTAAAACAATGGGCGATGCTGTTGATTCTAACTCTACACTACAAGAGCCTCTTCATCTGATTGATTTACGCAGTAATTTGAGTGGACCTTTACTAGATTTAGAGGTTCAGTCATTGAaaaaaagattttcagaaatcAGCAGCATACTTGATGCATTAGTAGATGGCAAACTTAAAATAGGAGTACATGCACCTGAAAAGCTAATCAAAGAACGAGAAAAGATTTTTTCGGAGTTGGCGAAGAGGAATGCTATTATTTCTAGAGAACTGTATGTACCTGTCAAGGAATATCCGACGTATAACTTCATTAGCCTTATACTTGGACCAAAAGGAAACACGCAAAAGAGGATGGAGTTAAAAAGTGGGGCTAGAATTCGGCTGAGAGGTAAAgattcctcaaaatcagcacAAGAAGCTGACTCGTCTGAGGATGAAGAATTGAATGTCTACATAGAGGCAATTGGCCAGAAATCTCTTGATGCTGCTGTATGTATGGTTGAGAAACTGCTAATCCCAGCAGAAGAAGGGGTGAATGATGTGAGGCAAGCCCAACCACAGGAACTTAGTAGTCTCAACGCAGAAGCTATAAATAACTCATGCAGTGCGTGCAAGGGGACAGGACACAATCAATTAGCCTGTCCTCAGAAGGAAACTACATTAAAGGCTGCTTTTGAAACGTGTGGAAGCTTTAGTCATCCCACTTCTGGTTGTCCAGTTACCCCTTCGAACATGAAAATTATATCCTCCAGAGAAATAGATGCTGCAAATCTTTATGTTGGATGTCTTCCCCAAACCATTGATGATAGTCGTTTGTCGGAGCTTTTTTCTCCATTTGGAACAATCACTCAGTTAAAAGTTAGATTAGATATGACAACCGGTTATAGTAAAGGCTACGGATTGGTCAGATTTGATACTCCTGCTGCTGCAAGCTTAGCCATAATGCACATGAACGGGTACCAAATTGATGGTCATAGACTCATAGTGAGAATAGCTGGAACTCCACCAGTCACAGGACAACAAGCCATAAGCCTCCACCCTGTTTATTCTAATCCTGCACCTGCACTTGCTGCAGCTACCAATTACCCCACCTCACCTTACTTTGTGATGCCAGAAACACAATTGTTCAGCCTTAACGGTGAAGGCTTAAGTTATCCTTCATCAATGGATACGGAATACTTAACAAATCTCTATATTGGATTCCTTCCCCAATCCGTGGATGATAATCGTTTGTGGGAGCTTTTTTCTCCATTTGGAACAATCACTCGATTAAAAGTTGCATTAGATAGAACTGGTTATAGCAAAGGCTATGGCTTTGTGAGATTTGATACACACAGTGCTGCGAGCTCAGCCATAATGCACATGCACGGGTACGAAATTGATGGTCACAGACTGACAGTGAAAATAGCTGAGACTCCACCTGTCAGAGGACAACCAGCCACAAACCTTCTTCATGTTTGTCCTAATCCTGGACCGACGGCATTAGCTACGAGCTACCCCTCCTCGCCTTACGACATGATGCGAAAAGCACAAGCACCTGCCCTTTATGGTTCCGGCATAGGTTTCCCGTCATCATTCAGCATAGAGTCAGGCAATCAATTTTCTCAAACTGAAGCTCCAGTTATTCCTCAGGAATTGTTGTCATGGTCAACTGGGCCGACTACTGCAATTTCATCAACTGATTTTGTGTCGAGCTTAACTGAGTCAAAATCTGAGTTAACATCTGGTTCGGCTTCAGGGTCCACTGAATCAATTGCCGTATTCTCATCAGCTGTTTCTGTATCAGTGTCAGTTGATTCAAGTAGCGCATCTTTAGCTACAGTATCTACCAGTGGCTCCGCTTTGTCTGACTGTGTGATACCAGAAGCACTAGTGCCCATCCTTAATTGTGAAGGCTTTGGTTATCCATCTTCGCTAAACATGGCTGACTTAACAAATATTTTTGTAGGATTCCTTCCCAGAACCATAGATGATGGTTGTTTGCGGGAGCTTTTTTCTCCATTTGGAACAGTCACTCAGTCAAGAGTTATATTAGATATGGTAACTGGTTACAGTAAAGGTTATGGTTTTGTGAGATTTGATAGCCCCTCTGCCGCCGACTTGGCTATAGTTCACATGAACGGGTACCAAATTGATGGTCACAGATTGGCAGTGAGAAGGAAAACAACTGGCACCCCATCTTCCAGCTTCCCTGCTTTGCCTCGCTATATGATGCCAAAAGCACAAGTGTCTAGCCTTCATGGTGAAGCCATTGGTTTCAATCAGTTTTCTCAAACTGAGGCTTCAACTATTCCTCAGGGAGTCTCAGGGTCAAGTGGCTCAATTACTGCACTTTCATCATCCTCTTTTGTGTCAAGATCAGCTCAGTCaggaactacattttgttcaaATGGTTTGATTTCAGGATCGACTGAATCAAGGATCACACTCACATCAACTGGTTCTGTAGCAACATCAGCTGAGTCGAAGAGTGTGATTTCATCATATAGTTTTACTTCTCTATTCTGTGGTGATTCCAACAATCCTAAATCAGGAAACTAG
- the LOC141720700 gene encoding tryptophan aminotransferase-related protein 3-like isoform X2, producing MGVKTDQGLKHNKYAYVCFLCSILVNIFLSYNLLVGSNWSLSWSTNAAAEAEAVASISCSGHGRAYLDGVVVDGKPVCECNTCYDGPDCSNYILNCPSDVNSGDPLFLEPFWMQNAASSALVVSGWHRMSYQFGDHTATSKELEKSIRKLHSIVGNAVTEGKYIVFGTGSTQLLNAAVLALSQDNSSVPSKVAVSIPFYPAYEEQTEFFATKDYEFYGDTSLYKNNSDDTMDMIEFVTSPNNPDGKLKRAVLKGPSAKAIHDHAYYWPHFTAIPSPSDEDLMIFTLSKLTGHAGVRFGWALVKDKTVYEKMLIYTGENTFGVSKDTQLRALKLLNVALEGDGRSLFKYAHETMRNRWESLSQTVSLSTRFTVQEIAPRFCNYFQNVRGPSPGDMLPSFLL from the exons ATGGGTGTTAAAACTGATCAAGGTCTTAAACATAACAAATATGCATATGTTTGTTTTTTGTGTTCTATTCTTGTGAATATATTCTTGTCATATAATCTTCTTGTGGGTAGCAATTGGAGTTTGAGTTGGAGCACAAATGCAGCAGCAGAAGCAGAAGCTGTTGCATCGATTTCGTGTTCAGGCCACGGAAGGGCTTACTTGGATGGTGTAGTTGTTGATGGTAAACCAGTTTGTGAGTGCAATACTTGTTATGATGGCCCTGATTGCTCCAACTATATCCTTAATTGTCCTTCTGATGTTAATAG CGGGGATCCCTTGTTTCTGGAGCCATTTTGGATGCAAAATGCAGCTAGTAGTGCACTAGTGGTGTCAGGATGGCATCGAATGAGCTATCAGTTTGGCGATCACACAGCTACCTCCAAAGAACTCGAGAAAAGCATCCGTAAACTACATTCGATAGTTGGAAATGCCGTCACAGAAGGTAAATATATTGTCTTTGGGACCGGCTCTACCCAACTACTCAATGCAGCAGTACTTGCCCTCTCCCAAGATAACTCATCCGTGCCTTCAAAAGTCGCTGTTTCAATCCCTTTCTACCCG GCTTATGAAGAACAAACTGAATTCTTTGCCACTAAGGATTATGAATTTTATGGAGATACATCACTTTACAAGAACAATTCTGATGACACTATGGATATGATTGAGTTTGTAACTTCACCTAACAATCCTGATGGAAAGTTGAAAAGAGCTGTTCTGAAAGGTCCATCTGCCAAGGCAATCCATGATCATGCCTATTATTGGCCACATTTCACAGCGATTCCATCTCCATCAGATGAAGATCTCATGATCTTTACACTTTCCAAGCTCACTGGTCATGCAGGAGTTCGATTTGG GTGGGCATTGGTTAAAGATAAGACTGTATATGAGAAAATGTTAATCTACACAGGCGAAAATACATTTGGGGTCTCCAAGGACACTCAGCTAAGAGCCTTGAAGCTGTTAAATGTAGCTCTGGAAGGAGATGGAAGATCTTTATTCAAATATGCTCATGAAACCATGAGAAATCGTTGGGAAAGCTTGAGCCAAACTGTATCATTGTCCACACGCTTCACTGTCCAAGAAATTGCACCTCGCTTCTGTAATTATTTTCAGAATGTCAGAGGACCTTCTCCAG GAGATATGTTACCATCATTTCTATTATAG